One Dysidea avara chromosome 7, odDysAvar1.4, whole genome shotgun sequence genomic region harbors:
- the LOC136261176 gene encoding uncharacterized protein, whose product MMIIKPLFYGIFSIVFGTVCSSISRVGSMEQLSQSFGNCSVSYDNLPDFCQQYYTNASFWLGTSNDTLRNGLESVKINVLTNVSDEQFLDMIERHLCYYYYPLCDPQTGDIKALCSGSCNKLNDNQDYSTLLSEVANEIVSRGIEPPDDKCLKTFHDESENTSISSFCIRTEDATNAVQDSIGLRLEVILIMY is encoded by the exons ATGATGATCATTAAGCCGTTGTTTTACGGAATATTTTCTATTGTGTTCGGAACTGTTTGCTCATCAATATCACGTGTCGGCTCGATGGAACAGTTGTCCCAGTCATTCGGCAA CTGTTCAGTATCATATGACAACCTACCTGATTTTTGTCAACAATATTACACCAATGCGTCTTTCTGGCTGGGAACAAGCAATGATACACTTAGAAATGGATTGGAATCTGTTAAGATCAATGTTCTGACTAATGTATCTGATGAACAGTTTCTGGACATGATAGAACGTCACTTATGTTACTACTACTACCCACTGTGTGATCCACAAACTGGTGATATCAAAGCATTATGTAGTGGAAGCTGTAATAAGCTGAATGACAACCAGGACTACTCCACCCTGCTAAGTGAAGTAGCAAATGAAATTGTAAGTCGTGGAATTGAACCACCCGATGATAAATGTTTGAAAACATTTCATGATGAATCTGAGAACACTTCTATTAGCTCATTTTGTATCCGCACTGAAG ATGCTACAAATGCTGTGCAAGATTCAATTGGGCTGAGGTTAGAGGTCATCTTAATAATGTATTGA
- the LOC136259720 gene encoding tyrosine-protein kinase receptor UFO-like, producing MCSEVLSEPYYAPNVTEIVSELFVSIVTIIQGLQDSGSCGSFASVLLCAYTFPGCDFESSQLLPICPDKCTEINARFESCRAILNDEILDLIPNLRVLLENFDCFNTSTYFSVPPQFISDESCSNLTNETFITMPEDSEPPVKVIVGVSVGGVALVIIVILLAIIIMNRKKITSQRSSCKEKQCEMMGSCSDASQSLNGSHQSKAEKMSSTEVDELLNYVKMTFADILISMEFIVKQDFIGKGAFGVVHKGELIETDGSAMQIAIKTIQSTSLNSVKDLVAETAVMKKFSHPNVLQLLGVSVDSSDDDMFKVILPYMPNGDLRSFLKKNRVEPTNIRDFPNNIDKFGLIRMCIDIAKGMEYLSAKRFVHRDLAARNCMVDMNLNIRVADFGLTRDIYSIEYYRIEKHTTLPVKWMALESLLDGYFDEKTDVWSYGVTCWEIFSLGRIPYPGVDNANIITILKHGKRLDKPVLCPQKLYKLLQMTWQENFPERPSFAAIVNALINGTLI from the exons ATGTGTTCTGAAGTGCTGTCTGAACCATACTATGCTCCAAATGTCACAGAGATTGTTTCTGAACTTTTTGTTAGCATTGTTACAATCATTCAAGGTCTACAAGATAGTGGCTCTTGTGGAAGCTTTGCATCTGTGCTGCTTTGTGCCTATACATTTCCAGGATGTGATTTTGAATCATCTCAGCTACTTCCAATTTGTCCTGACAAGTGTACAGAGATTAATGCACGATTTGAATCATGTCGTGCAATTTTGAATGACGAAATCCTTGATCTCATTCCAAACTTACGTGTGCTACTTGAAAATTTTGACTGTTTCAACACTTCTACTTATTTCAGTGTTCCACCTCAGTTTATTTCAGATGAATCCTGCAGTAATCTTA CTAATGAGACCTTCATCACTATGCCAGAAGACTCAG AACCGCCAGTCAAAGTTATTGTGGGAGTTAGTGTTGGAGGTGTTGCACTTGTCATCATAGTCATACTACTTGCTATAATCATAATGAACAGGAAAAAGATAACATCTCAAAGATCCAG TTGTAAAGAAAAACAATGTGAGATGATGGGCAGCTGTTCAGATGCAAGTCAGTCACTGAATG GAAGTCATCAGAGTAAAGCAGAAAAAATGTCTTCTACAGAAGTTGATGAGCTTTTGAATTACGTAAAAATGACTTTTGCAGATATATTAATATCCATGGAATTTATTGTGAAACAAGACTTCATTGGAAAAG GAGCATTTGGAGTTGTCCACAAAGGAGAGCTTATAGAAACTGATGGATCAGCAATGCAAATTGCTATTAAAACTATTCAAT CTACCAGTTTGAATTCTGTGAAAGACCTGGTAGCAGAAACAGCCGTCATGAAAAAATTCAGTCACCCCAATGTGTTACAGTTGTTAGGAGTAAGTGTGGACTCCAGTGACGATGATATGTTCAAAGTTATCCTACCATATATGCCTAATGGTGACTTGAGGAGTTTCTTAAAAAAGAACAGAGTTGAGCCAACAAATATACGTGACTTTCCAAAT AACATCGACAAGTTTGGACTTATAAGGATGTGCATAGACATAGCCAAGGGAATGGAATACCTATCAGCCAAGAGATTTGTCCATCGAGATCTTGCTGCTAGAAATTGCAT GGTGGATATGAATTTAAATATCAGAGTGGCAGATTTTGGCCTAACTAGAGACATATACAGCATTGAGTATTACAGAATAGAGAAACATACTACATTACCAGTAAAGTGGATGGCATTAGAGTCACTACTGGATGGATACTTTGATGAGAAGACTGATGTG TGGTCTTATGGAGTCACCTGTTGGGAGATTTTCTCACTTGGTAGAATACCATATCCTGGTGTGGATAATGCCAATATCATCACTATTTTAAAACATGGCAAAAGGTTGGATAAGCCAGTCCTTTGTCCACAGAAATT GTATAAACTCTTACAAATGACATGGCAAGAAAATTTTCCAGAAAGACCTTCATTTGCAGCAATTGTAAACGCATTGATTAATGGCACATTAATTTAA